A single genomic interval of uncultured Desulfobacter sp. harbors:
- a CDS encoding PEP-CTERM sorting domain-containing protein, translating to MKKILGLFILLLCTAFMASNVYAFSYIIKTGDYLADGAVYDSTGAVDNTSQAPPLWGSQDLSPVGTYVTPDGSPDAYAVGLIQSWDNTDTAAVNDIYWDQFASYEITFTVTGADDVLWNPGAIGGAGEFTAELYSVNTLLNIYADPTPDYDYLGGGADGGDSVLLLSLAGHDLLGTDANGTTFVYDLKSTYETSTNTYDGDVLFDVTGGLWAAYYDTNQMSDGADMELSYELSDNLDPLNPMEWDLSGNASGIGQAIPEPTTMVLFGIGLLGMAGIGRRKNS from the coding sequence ATGAAAAAAATATTAGGACTATTTATATTGTTATTATGCACAGCTTTTATGGCAAGCAACGTTTACGCGTTTTCGTATATAATCAAAACCGGTGATTACTTAGCAGATGGTGCTGTTTATGATAGCACTGGAGCCGTAGATAATACAAGCCAGGCACCCCCACTTTGGGGATCTCAAGATTTATCTCCCGTAGGCACATACGTCACCCCAGACGGCTCACCTGACGCCTATGCTGTCGGTTTAATACAGAGTTGGGATAATACTGATACTGCAGCTGTCAATGATATATACTGGGACCAATTTGCATCATATGAGATCACGTTTACAGTGACAGGCGCAGATGATGTGCTCTGGAATCCTGGCGCTATAGGTGGGGCTGGTGAATTCACTGCAGAACTTTATTCAGTAAATACTTTACTCAATATTTACGCGGATCCGACCCCTGATTATGATTATTTGGGTGGTGGAGCAGACGGTGGTGATAGTGTCCTGCTTCTGAGTCTTGCTGGGCACGATTTATTAGGAACAGACGCAAATGGAACCACTTTTGTGTACGACCTGAAATCGACATATGAAACTTCAACAAACACATATGATGGCGATGTTCTTTTTGATGTAACAGGCGGCCTTTGGGCAGCATATTATGACACAAATCAAATGTCAGACGGTGCGGATATGGAGTTATCTTACGAACTCAGCGATAATTTAGATCCTCTGAACCCCATGGAATGGGACCTTTCCGGAAACGCGAGTGGCATTGGACAGGCAATACCTGAACCTACCACTATGGTGCTGTTTGGTATAGGTCTTCTTGGGATGGCAGGCATAGGCAGAAGAAAGAATTCATAA